A single window of Pseudomonas marginalis DNA harbors:
- a CDS encoding alginate biosynthesis protein Alg44, protein MNSQVNANVVHESEAQRQHARVKIPAKLRFFNTDRTQTEARVIDLSAGGLAFTATQPLTVGEVHKGRLQFVIDNLGLAMDVELQIRSYDRQSGRTGCQFQNLDAQDISTLRHLITSHLSGDIVTMGDVLATLQRDNFTKARKVKDSGSNMSAFGRLRAVTFSLAIFLVGLAAFGFVFKSVYGMYFVSHAQAGLVSVPGMNVTMPRDGTVQSLLKGDAVAAKGAPLATFSTSMLDVLKGHLDEDQLQPAKVEELFGKQMTGTLTSPCDCVVAQQLVADGQYASKGDVIFQLVPRGSQANVEARFTYRQFGDVRPGTPVSFQVADEEQTRTGTIVSSTSLNSADLSSDIRVQIKPDAPLDSAYAGRPVEVTSDRGPSLNWLIDKAMAAGL, encoded by the coding sequence ATGAACAGCCAAGTAAACGCCAACGTTGTCCACGAATCCGAAGCACAGCGCCAACATGCCCGGGTCAAAATCCCGGCCAAGCTGCGCTTCTTCAACACCGACCGCACCCAAACCGAAGCACGGGTGATCGACCTCTCGGCCGGCGGCCTGGCGTTCACCGCCACCCAGCCGTTGACCGTGGGTGAAGTGCACAAGGGTCGCCTGCAATTCGTCATCGATAACCTCGGCCTGGCTATGGATGTGGAGCTGCAGATCCGCTCCTACGACCGCCAGAGCGGCCGCACCGGTTGCCAGTTCCAGAACCTCGACGCCCAGGATATTTCCACCCTGCGCCACCTGATCACCTCGCACCTGTCGGGCGACATCGTGACCATGGGTGACGTGCTGGCAACCCTGCAACGCGACAACTTCACCAAGGCGCGCAAGGTCAAGGACAGCGGCAGCAACATGAGCGCCTTCGGTCGCCTGCGCGCCGTGACGTTCAGCCTGGCGATCTTCCTCGTCGGCCTGGCAGCCTTCGGCTTCGTGTTCAAATCGGTGTACGGCATGTACTTCGTCAGCCACGCCCAGGCCGGCCTGGTCAGCGTGCCCGGCATGAACGTGACCATGCCGCGCGACGGCACCGTGCAAAGCCTGCTCAAAGGTGACGCGGTGGCGGCCAAAGGTGCACCACTGGCGACCTTCAGCACCAGCATGCTGGATGTGCTCAAAGGCCACCTGGACGAAGACCAGCTGCAGCCGGCCAAGGTCGAAGAGCTGTTCGGCAAGCAAATGACCGGCACCCTCACCTCGCCGTGCGATTGCGTGGTCGCCCAGCAACTGGTCGCCGACGGCCAGTACGCCAGCAAAGGCGACGTGATCTTCCAACTGGTGCCACGCGGCAGCCAGGCTAACGTCGAAGCTCGCTTTACCTACCGCCAGTTCGGTGACGTGCGCCCAGGCACCCCGGTGAGCTTCCAGGTGGCCGACGAAGAACAGACCCGCACCGGCACCATCGTCAGCAGCACCAGCCTGAACAGCGCCGACCTGTCCTCCGACATCCGCGTCCAGATCAAGCCTGACGCCCCGCTGGACAGCGCCTACGCCGGCCGCCCGGTGGAAGTGACCAGCGACCGTGGCCCATCCCTGAACTGGCTGATCGATAAAGCCATGGCTGCAGGTCTTTAA
- a CDS encoding nucleotide sugar dehydrogenase: MRISIFGLGYVGAVCAGCLSARGHEVVGVDISKEKIDLINAGKSPIVEPGLGELLSQGIANGRLRGTTNFAEAIRDTDLSMICVGTPSKKNGDLELNYIESVCREIGFVLRDKTTRHTIVVRSTVLPGTVANVVIPILEDCSGKKAGVDFGVAVNPEFLRESTAIADYDLPPMTVIGEFDKASGDVLQSLYEELDAPIIRKDIAVAEMIKYTCNVWHATKVTFANEIGNIAKAVGVDGREVMEVVCQDKTLNLSQYYMRPGFAFGGSCLPKDVRALTYRAGSLDVEAPLLNSLMRSNESQVQNAFDIVAGHDKRKVALLGLSFKAGTDDLRESPLVELAEMLIGKGYDLSIYDSNVEYARVHGANKDYIEGKIPHVSSLLNSDFDDVINNSDVIILGNRDEKFRALAQNAPHGKQVIDLVGFMSKATSTTGRTEGICW; this comes from the coding sequence ATGCGCATCAGCATATTTGGTTTGGGTTACGTTGGCGCAGTGTGTGCCGGTTGCCTGTCTGCCCGTGGCCACGAAGTGGTCGGCGTAGACATCTCCAAGGAAAAGATCGACCTGATCAACGCCGGCAAATCGCCGATCGTCGAGCCGGGTCTGGGCGAACTGTTGAGCCAGGGCATCGCAAACGGTCGACTGCGCGGCACCACCAACTTCGCCGAAGCCATCCGTGATACTGACCTGTCGATGATTTGCGTCGGTACGCCGAGCAAGAAGAACGGCGACCTGGAACTCAACTACATCGAATCGGTATGCCGCGAGATCGGTTTTGTCCTGCGTGACAAGACCACCCGCCACACCATCGTGGTACGCAGCACCGTGTTGCCGGGCACCGTCGCCAACGTGGTGATCCCAATCCTCGAAGACTGCTCCGGCAAGAAAGCCGGCGTCGACTTCGGTGTTGCGGTCAACCCGGAATTCCTGCGCGAATCCACCGCCATCGCCGACTACGACCTGCCACCGATGACCGTCATCGGCGAATTCGACAAAGCCTCCGGCGATGTCCTGCAGTCACTGTACGAAGAACTCGACGCACCGATCATCCGCAAGGACATCGCCGTAGCCGAGATGATCAAGTACACCTGCAACGTGTGGCACGCCACCAAGGTCACCTTCGCCAACGAGATCGGCAACATCGCCAAGGCGGTCGGCGTCGACGGTCGCGAAGTGATGGAAGTGGTCTGCCAGGACAAGACCCTCAACCTGTCCCAGTACTACATGCGCCCAGGCTTCGCGTTCGGCGGCTCCTGCCTGCCTAAAGACGTGCGCGCCCTGACCTACCGCGCCGGCTCCCTGGACGTGGAAGCGCCGCTGCTCAACTCGCTGATGCGCAGCAACGAATCCCAGGTGCAGAACGCCTTCGACATCGTCGCCGGCCACGACAAACGCAAAGTCGCCCTGCTGGGCCTGAGCTTCAAGGCCGGTACCGACGACCTGCGCGAAAGCCCACTGGTCGAGCTGGCGGAAATGCTGATCGGCAAGGGCTACGACCTGAGCATCTACGACAGCAACGTCGAGTACGCCCGTGTCCACGGTGCGAACAAGGACTACATCGAAGGCAAGATCCCCCACGTGTCGTCACTGCTCAACTCGGACTTCGATGATGTGATCAACAACTCCGACGTGATCATCCTCGGCAACCGCGACGAGAAGTTCCGTGCCCTGGCGCAGAACGCACCGCACGGCAAGCAAGTGATCGACCTGGTGGGCTTCATGTCCAAGGCCACCAGTACGACAGGCCGTACCGAAGGCATTTGCTGGTAA
- the alg8 gene encoding mannuronan synthase, with protein MSKLKHVLLQSAGWLFFLSLLMGLALLLPASTFDSESKNFIFLIGAVGIWRYSMGATHFFRGMLFLYVVYPHLRRKVRKLGKAADPSHVFLMVTSFRIDALTTAQVYSSVIREAIECGFPTTVVCSLVEMSDELLVKSLWERMNPPDHVKLDFVRIAGTGKRDGLAFGFRAISRHLPDDRAVVAVIDGDTVLAEGVVRKTVPWFQLFGNVGGLTTNEFCEVRGGYIMSEWHKLRFAQRHINMCSMALSKRVLTMTGRMSVFRANVVTDPGFIADVESDSLQHWRLGRFKFLTGDDKSSWFSLMRLGYDTFYVPDAAIHTVEHPPEKSFIKASRKLMFRWYGNNLRQNSRALGLGVRRLGMFTSIVLFDQRVSMWTSLLGLTVAIIATFKYGGAFILAYLLWIGITRLILTLLLSCSGHKIGPAYPAILYYNQIMGALVKIYVFFRLDQQSWTRQDTKLTRDLASFQRWFNTWSSRTMTFSAGSIFVAVLLMMV; from the coding sequence ATGTCCAAGTTAAAACACGTACTGCTCCAATCCGCCGGCTGGCTGTTCTTTCTGAGCCTGCTGATGGGTCTCGCCCTGCTGTTGCCGGCGAGTACGTTCGACTCCGAGTCGAAGAATTTTATTTTCCTGATTGGCGCCGTCGGTATCTGGCGCTACTCGATGGGTGCTACGCATTTCTTTCGCGGCATGCTGTTCCTGTATGTGGTCTACCCGCACCTGCGCCGTAAAGTGCGCAAGCTGGGCAAGGCTGCCGACCCGTCCCACGTGTTCCTGATGGTCACCAGCTTCCGTATCGATGCGCTGACCACCGCGCAGGTCTACAGCTCGGTGATTCGCGAGGCCATCGAATGCGGCTTCCCCACCACCGTGGTCTGCTCGCTGGTGGAAATGTCCGATGAGCTGCTGGTCAAGAGCCTCTGGGAACGCATGAACCCGCCGGACCACGTCAAGCTCGACTTCGTGCGGATCGCCGGTACCGGCAAGCGCGACGGCCTGGCCTTCGGTTTCCGCGCCATCTCCCGCCACCTGCCGGACGACCGCGCGGTGGTTGCCGTGATCGATGGCGACACCGTGCTCGCCGAAGGCGTGGTGCGCAAGACCGTGCCGTGGTTCCAGCTGTTCGGCAACGTCGGCGGCCTGACCACCAACGAATTCTGCGAAGTGCGCGGCGGCTACATCATGAGCGAGTGGCACAAACTGCGCTTCGCCCAGCGCCACATCAACATGTGCTCCATGGCCCTGTCCAAGCGCGTGCTGACCATGACCGGCCGCATGTCGGTGTTCCGCGCCAACGTCGTGACTGACCCGGGCTTTATCGCCGACGTGGAAAGCGACTCGCTGCAGCACTGGCGCCTGGGCCGCTTCAAGTTTCTCACCGGTGACGACAAGTCCAGCTGGTTCAGCCTGATGCGCCTGGGCTACGACACCTTCTACGTGCCGGACGCCGCGATCCACACCGTGGAACACCCGCCGGAAAAGAGCTTTATCAAAGCCAGCCGCAAGCTGATGTTCCGCTGGTACGGCAACAACCTGCGCCAGAACTCCCGAGCCCTGGGCCTGGGTGTGCGTCGGCTGGGCATGTTCACCAGCATCGTGTTGTTCGACCAGCGCGTGTCGATGTGGACCTCCCTGCTCGGCCTGACCGTGGCAATCATCGCCACCTTCAAGTACGGCGGCGCGTTCATCCTCGCGTACCTGCTGTGGATCGGCATCACCCGCCTGATCCTGACCCTGCTGCTGTCGTGCTCCGGCCACAAGATCGGCCCGGCTTACCCGGCGATTCTCTATTACAACCAGATCATGGGCGCGTTGGTGAAGATCTACGTGTTCTTCCGCCTTGATCAACAGTCCTGGACCCGCCAGGACACCAAACTGACCCGCGATTTGGCCAGCTTTCAACGTTGGTTCAACACCTGGTCGTCTCGGACCATGACCTTCTCCGCCGGCAGCATCTTCGTTGCCGTGTTGCTGATGATGGTCTGA